A genomic stretch from Candidatus Woesearchaeota archaeon includes:
- a CDS encoding PD-(D/E)XK nuclease family protein — MIISASLPHGVRYHYRIHKHKLEQLCEKKYAELKKYIMTSFTNCPNKYFLEGPRSSILKFSVLKEKPPRIQHEVTLLARMGLDSNYYQDAHSNVQMFMLSYDQKTIAIETPIWLLPEEIEEYKTIFKEEKPLTGHIDIIRIENNKIWIWDYKPNAHREKYATTQTYFYALMLSKRSGIPLTEFMCGYFDDKNTYTFDPSKIILNEIIKNHELILQTTTHDAHIKT, encoded by the coding sequence ATGATAATAAGCGCGTCACTCCCACACGGAGTAAGATACCACTACAGAATACACAAACACAAATTAGAACAACTATGCGAAAAAAAATATGCGGAACTAAAAAAATACATAATGACTAGTTTCACTAATTGCCCAAACAAATACTTCTTAGAAGGACCAAGAAGCTCAATACTAAAATTCTCAGTACTAAAAGAAAAACCACCACGAATACAACACGAAGTAACACTACTAGCAAGAATGGGACTGGACAGCAATTACTACCAAGACGCACACAGTAACGTACAAATGTTCATGCTATCCTACGACCAAAAAACAATAGCAATAGAAACACCTATATGGTTACTCCCTGAAGAAATAGAAGAATATAAAACAATATTCAAAGAAGAAAAACCACTAACAGGACACATAGACATAATAAGAATAGAAAACAACAAGATATGGATATGGGACTACAAACCAAACGCACACAGAGAAAAATACGCAACAACACAAACATATTTCTACGCATTAATGCTAAGCAAAAGATCAGGAATACCACTAACAGAATTCATGTGCGGATACTTTGATGACAAAAACACATACACATTTGACCCATCAAAAATAATATTAAATGAAATAATCAAAAACCACGAGTTAATTCTTCAAACAACAACCCACGACGCTCACATAAAGACTTAG
- a CDS encoding histone family protein: protein MANKKGIPLAAMERLLKDAGATRVSESAKQALKDSLEEYALRIGESASKYAIHAGRKTVKAEDIKLATKL, encoded by the coding sequence ATGGCAAATAAAAAAGGAATACCATTAGCAGCAATGGAAAGACTTCTAAAAGATGCAGGAGCAACAAGGGTATCAGAATCAGCGAAACAAGCCCTCAAAGATTCACTAGAAGAATACGCTCTAAGAATAGGAGAAAGCGCATCAAAATACGCAATACACGCAGGAAGAAAAACAGTTAAAGCAGAAGACATAAAACTCGCAACAAAACTCTAA
- a CDS encoding UTP--glucose-1-phosphate uridylyltransferase gives MNIEEIKKALLTQPEWVTQRAIQNAKKYEEGTLITKYEAKNIQPLKEEDIIKPRLIIENKKKEIEKKGIQHLKESKYAYFVMAGGISTSMGGCSKAILNAKQNKTFLEIKLDHIRKTQKKYDCKIPVIIMTNEETDKSITEFLEKENRLQNIDLIKIIQPVTIRFEEQENKTRKELNVAKQKNGEISYAPGGHYDAFTLLKEIKQELKQKGIQTIFINNIDNLGATINPLLLGIHLKEESLFTPEISRKEPNDKGGTFARISNKLRLLEGPMVPKEYEEQFNDTNTNKYFNTNLIYLDTKILDYYEEINNQIPTFINKKKIDEKEMIGFEAAIGLIFGIKPSKLIEVKRQQRFLPIKYLSDLWLLRSNFMKLQEETSAVHQIKEKKPIMKIPETFLKNLEDFEQKIADGGETTNFEELEELKWDAKDGKIGRNVTFKGKITITEQNHNIKDNEVITQQNK, from the coding sequence TTGAACATAGAAGAAATAAAAAAAGCACTACTAACACAACCAGAATGGGTAACACAAAGAGCAATACAAAACGCAAAAAAATACGAAGAAGGAACACTAATCACAAAATATGAAGCAAAAAACATACAACCATTAAAAGAAGAAGACATAATAAAACCACGACTCATTATTGAAAACAAAAAAAAAGAAATAGAAAAAAAAGGAATACAACACCTAAAAGAATCAAAGTACGCTTACTTCGTAATGGCAGGAGGAATATCTACCTCGATGGGAGGATGCTCAAAAGCAATACTAAATGCAAAACAAAACAAGACATTCTTAGAAATAAAATTAGATCACATAAGAAAAACGCAAAAAAAATATGATTGTAAAATACCAGTCATAATAATGACTAATGAAGAAACAGACAAATCAATAACAGAATTCTTAGAAAAAGAAAACAGATTACAAAACATAGACTTAATAAAAATAATACAACCAGTAACAATAAGATTCGAAGAACAAGAAAACAAAACAAGAAAAGAACTAAACGTAGCAAAACAAAAAAACGGAGAAATAAGCTACGCACCAGGCGGACACTATGACGCTTTCACGTTACTAAAAGAAATAAAACAAGAACTAAAACAAAAAGGAATACAAACAATATTCATAAACAACATAGATAACTTAGGAGCAACAATAAATCCTTTACTGTTAGGAATACACTTAAAAGAAGAATCCTTATTCACACCAGAAATATCAAGAAAAGAACCAAATGACAAAGGAGGAACATTCGCAAGAATATCAAACAAACTAAGACTATTAGAAGGACCAATGGTACCAAAAGAATACGAAGAACAATTTAACGATACAAACACGAACAAATACTTCAACACTAACCTAATATACTTAGACACAAAAATATTAGATTACTACGAAGAAATAAACAACCAAATACCTACGTTCATAAACAAGAAAAAAATAGACGAAAAAGAAATGATAGGATTCGAAGCAGCAATAGGACTAATATTCGGAATAAAACCCTCAAAACTAATAGAAGTAAAAAGACAACAAAGATTTCTACCAATAAAATACTTATCAGACCTATGGTTACTAAGAAGTAACTTCATGAAATTACAAGAAGAAACATCAGCAGTACACCAAATAAAAGAAAAAAAACCAATCATGAAAATACCAGAAACATTCCTAAAAAACCTAGAAGACTTTGAACAAAAAATAGCAGACGGAGGAGAAACAACCAATTTCGAAGAATTAGAAGAACTAAAATGGGACGCTAAAGATGGAAAAATAGGAAGAAACGTCACATTCAAAGGAAAAATAACCATAACGGAACAAAACCACAACATAAAAGATAACGAAGTGATAACACAACAAAACAAATAA
- a CDS encoding Xaa-Pro peptidase family protein, with product MKYQNKLKTIKKILTKHKANQIILKSTDPNFKWLLEKEITKATLIITRKENILLTKPLESINKEFLKKDLKILTIKNNKELKKINIKGLTLTNHEQITLKDKEELNLRRTKDINTELQELRSQKNEEEIKKIKTACNHAVKCWKQIIKKLEKKELNTEKQIEQHIKIYALRNNLGLAFNPVVASGKNAGIPHHEPQKKLNKGFLVIDLGFDYEGYKSDMTRTIYLGKPTNQEKQIYEELLNVQETMIKKTRTGIKAKKLYEETLRIMKKPELFIHGLGHGVGLEIHEKPSIKPDSEDIIRKSQVLTIEPGYYENYGIRIEDTIIIKEKPIILTKKAPKTLKIIQ from the coding sequence ATGAAATATCAAAACAAACTAAAAACAATAAAGAAAATATTAACAAAACACAAAGCTAACCAAATAATTCTAAAATCAACTGATCCAAATTTCAAATGGCTTCTTGAAAAAGAAATAACAAAAGCAACACTAATAATAACAAGAAAAGAAAACATTTTACTAACAAAACCATTAGAATCAATAAATAAAGAATTCCTAAAAAAAGACCTAAAAATATTAACAATAAAAAATAATAAAGAACTAAAAAAAATAAACATAAAAGGACTAACACTAACAAATCATGAACAAATCACACTAAAAGACAAAGAAGAACTAAACCTAAGGAGAACAAAAGACATAAACACAGAATTACAAGAACTAAGAAGTCAAAAAAACGAAGAAGAAATAAAAAAAATAAAAACAGCGTGTAACCACGCAGTTAAATGCTGGAAACAAATAATAAAAAAACTAGAAAAAAAAGAACTAAACACAGAAAAACAAATAGAACAACACATAAAAATATACGCATTAAGAAATAATCTAGGATTAGCATTCAATCCAGTAGTTGCCTCAGGAAAAAACGCGGGGATACCTCACCACGAACCACAAAAAAAATTAAACAAAGGATTCTTAGTAATAGACTTAGGATTTGACTACGAAGGATACAAATCAGACATGACAAGAACAATTTACTTAGGAAAACCAACAAACCAAGAAAAACAAATCTATGAAGAATTATTAAACGTGCAAGAAACAATGATAAAAAAGACAAGAACAGGAATAAAAGCAAAAAAACTCTATGAAGAAACACTAAGAATAATGAAGAAACCAGAACTATTCATACACGGATTAGGACACGGAGTAGGACTAGAAATACACGAAAAACCAAGCATAAAACCTGATTCAGAAGACATAATAAGAAAAAGTCAAGTACTAACAATAGAACCAGGATATTACGAAAATTATGGAATAAGAATAGAAGACACAATCATAATAAAAGAAAAACCAATAATTTTAACGAAAAAAGCCCCAAAAACACTAAAAATAATACAATAA
- the htpX gene encoding zinc metalloprotease HtpX gives MKKKLVNFDEIRNNNIKSIILFIVFLTIIIGLGAIIGLVWGNIYFGLIIATIFGITYSVIAYYSGRKMLVSFANAKEVTKKEEPYLYHTVEGLALAAGIPTPKAYIIEDSAPNAFATGRNPENSAIIVTRGLLQKLNRQELEGVIAHEMSHIKNYDIRSMMIAAVMVGVIVLLSDFLLRTFLWGGGRNRSDKGNAQLIFILIGIALAILSPIIGKLIQLSISRKREYSADAGGAILTRYPEGLASALEKISKDTAVLKSQNNAMAHLYISNPSKKKTGMMTKLFSTHPPTEERIKRLRAM, from the coding sequence ATGAAAAAAAAACTAGTGAACTTTGACGAGATAAGAAACAACAACATAAAATCAATAATCTTATTCATAGTATTTCTAACAATAATAATAGGACTAGGAGCAATAATAGGACTAGTCTGGGGAAACATATACTTCGGATTAATAATAGCAACAATATTCGGAATAACTTATTCAGTAATAGCATACTACTCAGGAAGAAAAATGCTAGTATCCTTCGCGAACGCAAAAGAAGTAACAAAAAAAGAAGAACCTTACTTATACCACACAGTAGAAGGATTAGCACTCGCAGCAGGAATACCAACCCCGAAAGCATACATAATAGAAGACTCAGCACCAAACGCTTTCGCAACAGGAAGAAACCCAGAAAATTCAGCAATCATAGTAACTAGGGGATTATTACAAAAACTAAACAGACAAGAACTAGAAGGAGTAATAGCACACGAAATGTCACACATAAAAAACTATGACATAAGATCAATGATGATAGCAGCAGTAATGGTAGGAGTAATAGTGCTACTAAGCGATTTCTTACTAAGAACATTCCTATGGGGTGGAGGAAGAAACAGATCAGACAAAGGAAACGCACAACTAATATTCATACTAATAGGAATAGCACTAGCAATACTATCGCCAATAATAGGAAAACTAATACAACTATCAATAAGCAGAAAAAGAGAATACTCAGCAGACGCAGGAGGCGCAATCCTAACAAGATACCCAGAAGGACTAGCAAGCGCACTAGAAAAAATATCAAAAGATACCGCGGTACTAAAAAGCCAAAACAACGCGATGGCACACTTATACATAAGCAATCCATCAAAGAAAAAAACAGGAATGATGACTAAACTATTTAGCACTCATCCACCAACAGAAGAAAGAATAAAAAGACTAAGAGCAATGTAA
- a CDS encoding zonular occludens toxin domain-containing protein, translated as MSKSKKVNDDSKISVWFRVLIFIGKVSWFIFRIPYFIGKYFYLFVRSLCCKTEPLPSIKGVVFVKGAIRSSKPDDVSFSVLDSLKGSFKGFFNYLRKNDSFIALVIGARGSGKTAVSLSLMDALRGSKKHYFAMGFSREALPNWIFLVDDVSFIKNDSLVLVDEGGILFSSRDSMSDANKLLSDLLMIARHKNISIIFISQNSSNLEINTLRQADVLILKKHSLLQKSFERKIIAKLYEEYDSYFDKHKSLKGAALIYSDSFVGFVNVGLPSFWSVKTSKSFEHTQSKDSKSVKK; from the coding sequence ATGAGTAAGTCTAAGAAAGTTAATGATGATTCTAAGATTAGTGTTTGGTTTAGAGTTCTTATTTTTATTGGTAAGGTTTCTTGGTTTATTTTTAGGATTCCTTATTTTATTGGTAAGTATTTTTATTTGTTTGTTAGGTCTTTGTGTTGTAAGACTGAGCCTTTGCCTAGTATTAAGGGCGTTGTTTTTGTTAAGGGTGCTATTCGTAGTTCTAAGCCTGATGATGTTTCTTTTAGTGTTTTGGATTCTTTAAAGGGTAGTTTTAAGGGTTTTTTTAATTATTTGAGGAAGAATGATTCTTTTATTGCTTTGGTTATTGGTGCTCGTGGTTCTGGTAAGACTGCTGTTTCTCTTTCTTTGATGGATGCTTTGCGTGGTTCTAAGAAGCATTATTTTGCTATGGGTTTTTCTAGGGAAGCTTTGCCTAATTGGATTTTTTTGGTTGATGATGTTTCTTTTATTAAGAATGATTCTCTTGTTTTGGTTGATGAGGGCGGTATTTTGTTTTCTTCTCGTGATTCTATGTCTGATGCTAATAAGTTGTTGTCTGATCTTTTAATGATTGCGCGTCATAAGAATATTAGTATTATTTTTATTTCTCAGAATTCTTCTAATCTTGAAATTAATACGTTGCGTCAGGCTGATGTTCTTATTTTGAAGAAGCATTCTTTGTTGCAGAAGAGTTTTGAGCGTAAGATTATTGCGAAGCTTTATGAAGAGTATGATTCTTATTTTGATAAGCATAAGTCTTTGAAGGGTGCGGCTTTGATTTATTCTGATTCTTTTGTTGGTTTTGTTAATGTTGGTCTTCCTAGTTTTTGGAGTGTTAAAACTAGTAAGAGTTTTGAGCATACTCAATCTAAGGATTCGAAGAGTGTTAAGAAATAG
- a CDS encoding Holliday junction resolvase encodes MSLKSKGINAERDLVHKFWEFGWACIRVAGSGSSKYPSPDLLAGNNLRKFAIETKTTSGTNQYFSKKEIIELKDFAGRFGAESWVAIKFKGCSWFFLSLEDLVETGKGFSASKSLCERRGLLFEELTRGF; translated from the coding sequence ATGTCTTTGAAAAGTAAGGGTATTAATGCTGAGCGTGATTTGGTTCATAAGTTTTGGGAGTTTGGTTGGGCTTGTATAAGGGTTGCTGGTAGTGGTAGTTCTAAGTATCCTAGTCCTGATTTGCTTGCTGGTAATAATCTTCGTAAATTCGCTATTGAGACTAAGACTACTTCTGGTACTAATCAGTATTTTTCTAAGAAGGAGATTATTGAGTTGAAGGATTTCGCAGGTAGGTTCGGCGCTGAGTCTTGGGTCGCGATTAAGTTTAAGGGTTGTAGTTGGTTTTTTCTTAGTTTGGAAGATTTGGTTGAGACAGGTAAGGGTTTTTCTGCTTCTAAGTCTTTATGTGAGCGTCGTGGGTTGTTGTTTGAAGAATTAACTCGTGGTTTTTGA
- a CDS encoding proteasome-activating nucleotidase: MRAESKKQDKEETKYSENLMDLENENKILRETVFQLKLEVDRYRSPALMLAEVADIFDNTAIIKVPNGNKFLVNISSTIKDLKPGDNVAVEQKNLTIVDKILQEKKVEIEQFVIIDHPNTSWKDIGGLSIQENELKEVIELPLTKPELFKKIGITPPKGVLLYGPPGTGKTLLAKAVASSTNSTFIEIVGSELVQKFIGEGAKLVKDIFKLARERAPSIIFIDEIDAIAAKRIEIGTSGEREVQRTFMQFLAEIDGFKALDNVKVIGCTNRKDILDPAILRPGRLDRLVEVPIPGIEGQTEIFKIHTKKMSLEKSINSESLLKKMHDFSGADIKSVCTEAGYFAIRKNKTKVSEKDFIKAINKIRGEDRQKDTTYQTMFG, from the coding sequence ATGAGAGCAGAATCAAAAAAACAAGATAAAGAAGAAACAAAATACTCTGAGAACCTAATGGATTTAGAAAACGAAAACAAAATCTTAAGAGAAACAGTATTTCAACTAAAACTAGAAGTAGACAGATACAGATCACCTGCACTAATGCTAGCAGAAGTAGCAGACATATTTGATAACACCGCAATCATAAAAGTACCAAACGGAAACAAATTCTTAGTAAACATATCAAGCACAATCAAAGACTTAAAACCAGGCGATAACGTAGCCGTAGAACAAAAAAACCTAACAATAGTAGACAAAATACTACAAGAAAAAAAAGTAGAAATAGAACAATTCGTAATAATAGATCATCCTAACACTTCCTGGAAAGACATAGGAGGACTATCCATACAAGAAAACGAACTAAAAGAAGTCATTGAATTACCATTAACAAAACCAGAATTATTCAAAAAAATAGGAATCACGCCCCCGAAAGGAGTATTACTATACGGACCACCAGGAACAGGAAAAACACTACTAGCAAAAGCAGTAGCATCATCAACTAACAGCACATTCATAGAAATAGTAGGATCAGAACTAGTCCAAAAATTCATAGGAGAAGGAGCAAAACTAGTAAAAGACATATTCAAACTAGCAAGAGAAAGAGCACCAAGCATAATATTCATAGACGAAATAGATGCAATAGCGGCAAAAAGAATAGAAATAGGAACCTCGGGAGAAAGAGAAGTACAAAGAACATTCATGCAGTTCTTAGCAGAAATAGACGGATTCAAAGCACTAGACAACGTCAAAGTAATAGGATGCACAAACAGAAAAGATATCTTAGACCCAGCCATACTAAGACCTGGAAGACTAGACAGACTAGTAGAAGTACCAATACCTGGAATAGAAGGACAAACAGAAATATTCAAAATACACACAAAGAAAATGAGCTTAGAAAAATCAATAAACTCAGAATCATTACTAAAAAAAATGCATGACTTCTCAGGAGCAGACATAAAATCAGTATGCACAGAAGCAGGATACTTCGCAATAAGAAAAAACAAAACAAAAGTATCAGAAAAAGACTTCATAAAAGCAATAAACAAAATCAGAGGAGAAGACAGACAAAAAGACACAACGTACCAAACCATGTTCGGATAA
- a CDS encoding Kae1-associated serine/threonine protein kinase, with translation MVKLIGKGAEADLLLDNDVLRKVRSFKSYRLRELDDSIRKSRTRSESKILQKVGDIGPGFLGGDDIQEIRMNFIQGDLVKNILDSNVSLAKEIGLKVGLLHDLNVVHGDLTTSNMILSPQGLKIIDFGLSFISDKVEDKAVDLHLFREAVESKHFSREDEIWSAFLEGYSPSNRDFVLKRLNVVESRGRNKLKY, from the coding sequence ATGGTTAAATTAATTGGTAAGGGTGCGGAGGCTGATTTGTTGTTGGATAACGATGTTTTGAGAAAAGTTAGGTCTTTTAAGAGTTATAGGCTTAGGGAGTTGGATGATAGTATTCGTAAGAGTAGGACTCGTTCTGAGTCTAAGATTTTACAGAAGGTTGGTGATATTGGTCCTGGTTTTCTTGGTGGTGATGATATTCAGGAGATTAGGATGAATTTTATTCAGGGTGATTTGGTTAAGAATATTTTAGATAGTAATGTTTCTTTGGCTAAGGAGATTGGTTTAAAAGTTGGTTTGTTGCATGATTTGAATGTTGTTCATGGCGATTTGACTACTAGTAATATGATTCTTTCTCCTCAAGGTTTGAAGATTATTGATTTTGGTTTAAGTTTTATTTCTGATAAAGTTGAGGATAAAGCTGTTGATTTGCATTTGTTTCGTGAGGCTGTGGAGAGTAAGCATTTTTCTAGAGAAGATGAAATTTGGAGTGCTTTTCTTGAGGGTTATAGTCCTAGTAATAGGGATTTTGTGCTTAAGAGATTGAATGTTGTTGAATCTCGTGGTAGGAATAAATTAAAGTATTAA
- a CDS encoding phosphoglycerate kinase, protein MQKPLTIKDFKIKGKKILLRTDYNVPINQKGDITDDFRIKASLPTIKLLIKEGATQIIIATHLGRPKNKEEIYTTNKIAKRIYKLTGRKTTKVDDSVDFDEFPTPREAKIVLLENLRFREEEKLNDKEYAKKLAKLADIYINDAFGVSHREHASVHAITKYIPGGIGLLVEKELNIFKELEKPEKPFTAIIGGSKLETKLPLIMNLIHKVDHLLLGGAMIFTFYKAKGYSIGKSMYDKKYVMNAKLLGNNEKITLPKDVVVADDKDNPSTIITMQPKNIPSYLTGLDLGKETIEEFKKILGNSKTMIWNGPLGYYENPEFLKATKKILQYLANRKDIKTIIGGGDTASIAEQLKIQNEFYHVSTGGGASLTLMEGKQLTAIQALIKSPKNKK, encoded by the coding sequence ATGCAAAAACCACTAACAATCAAAGACTTCAAAATAAAAGGAAAAAAAATACTTCTAAGAACAGACTACAACGTACCAATAAACCAAAAAGGAGACATAACAGATGACTTCAGAATAAAAGCAAGCCTACCAACAATAAAACTACTAATAAAAGAAGGAGCAACACAAATAATAATAGCAACTCATCTAGGAAGACCAAAAAACAAAGAAGAAATATACACAACAAACAAAATAGCAAAAAGAATATACAAATTAACAGGAAGAAAAACAACTAAAGTAGATGATTCAGTTGACTTCGACGAATTCCCAACACCGAGAGAAGCAAAAATAGTACTACTAGAAAATCTAAGATTCAGAGAAGAAGAAAAATTAAACGATAAAGAATACGCAAAAAAACTAGCAAAACTAGCAGACATATACATAAATGACGCATTCGGAGTAAGCCACAGAGAACACGCATCAGTCCACGCAATCACAAAATACATACCAGGAGGAATAGGATTACTAGTAGAAAAAGAACTAAACATATTCAAAGAATTAGAAAAACCAGAAAAACCATTCACAGCAATAATAGGAGGATCAAAACTAGAAACAAAACTCCCACTAATAATGAACCTAATACACAAAGTAGACCACTTATTACTAGGAGGAGCAATGATATTCACCTTCTACAAAGCAAAAGGATACAGCATCGGAAAAAGCATGTACGACAAAAAATACGTAATGAACGCTAAACTACTAGGAAACAACGAAAAAATAACACTCCCAAAAGACGTAGTAGTAGCAGATGATAAAGATAACCCAAGCACAATAATAACGATGCAACCAAAAAACATACCATCCTACTTAACAGGACTAGACCTAGGAAAAGAAACAATAGAAGAATTCAAAAAAATACTAGGAAACAGCAAAACAATGATATGGAACGGCCCCTTAGGTTATTACGAAAACCCCGAATTCCTAAAAGCAACAAAAAAAATACTACAATACTTAGCGAACAGAAAAGACATAAAAACAATAATAGGAGGAGGAGACACCGCGAGCATAGCAGAACAACTAAAAATACAAAACGAATTTTATCACGTATCAACAGGCGGAGGAGCGAGCCTAACACTAATGGAAGGCAAACAATTAACAGCTATACAAGCACTCATAAAAAGCCCTAAAAACAAAAAATAA
- a CDS encoding LemA family protein, translating to MATAWIILGIAVLIILMIWSIYNSLIRLKNQVKNAWAQIDVQLKRRNDLIPNLIETVKGYAKHEKTVFENVTKARTSVMKATGPEKKAEASNQLSNTLKSLFAVAENYPQLKANENFLQLQEELTGTENKIAYSRQHFNDMVMRFNTKIELFPNNVFANMLNFKQEQMFKATEQEKKNVKVKF from the coding sequence ATGGCAACAGCATGGATAATACTAGGAATAGCAGTACTAATAATACTAATGATTTGGAGCATCTACAACTCACTAATAAGACTAAAAAACCAAGTCAAAAACGCGTGGGCACAAATAGACGTTCAACTAAAAAGAAGAAACGACTTAATCCCTAACTTAATAGAAACAGTAAAAGGATACGCAAAACACGAAAAAACAGTCTTCGAAAACGTAACAAAAGCAAGAACATCAGTAATGAAAGCAACAGGCCCAGAAAAAAAAGCAGAAGCATCAAACCAACTAAGCAACACGTTAAAATCATTATTCGCAGTAGCAGAAAACTACCCACAACTAAAAGCAAACGAAAACTTCTTACAACTACAAGAAGAACTAACAGGAACAGAAAACAAAATAGCATACTCAAGACAACACTTCAACGACATGGTAATGAGATTCAACACAAAAATAGAATTATTTCCAAACAACGTTTTCGCCAACATGCTAAACTTTAAACAAGAACAAATGTTTAAAGCAACAGAACAAGAAAAGAAAAACGTAAAAGTAAAATTCTAA
- a CDS encoding ribonuclease P, with protein sequence MSEKNQKSTKSTKILRSNRSKKKSFQIQAEKRIRELFDQANKFLSVKQEYADNCVKLARKIALKYKVSFSKEQKQQYCKNCGTYLTPAKTSRIRVSDGKIKILCLNCKHISRYKYK encoded by the coding sequence ATGTCAGAAAAAAACCAAAAAAGTACTAAAAGTACTAAAATTCTTAGAAGTAACAGATCTAAAAAGAAATCTTTTCAAATACAAGCAGAAAAAAGAATAAGAGAATTATTTGACCAAGCAAATAAATTTTTAAGTGTAAAACAAGAATATGCTGATAATTGTGTTAAATTGGCAAGAAAAATAGCTTTAAAATACAAAGTTTCTTTTTCAAAAGAACAAAAACAACAATATTGTAAAAATTGTGGAACTTATTTAACGCCTGCTAAAACGTCAAGAATAAGGGTTTCAGATGGAAAAATAAAGATTCTTTGTTTAAATTGTAAACACATTTCCAGATATAAATATAAATGA
- a CDS encoding TrmJ/YjtD family RNA methyltransferase has protein sequence MDLSVILVRPLYQGNVGAVARAMVNFGLSNLIIVGSFSVEDESRCRAKHANHVLDNIRFVDSLDSLKSDFGVLVGTTGVVGSDFNLPRSPLLLEEVVSECKHLSGKIGLVFGSEDSGLSNNDLLLCDFALHIPSSSDYPVLNLSHAASIVFYEFFKNDALRGTHSVASVREREEALVVLNEIIDGMSFRSESDRDTQRVVWRRVIGKSFLTKRELFAVIGFFRNVLFSLKKK, from the coding sequence ATGGATTTGTCAGTTATTTTGGTTAGGCCTTTGTATCAAGGTAATGTTGGTGCTGTTGCTCGAGCTATGGTTAATTTTGGTTTGTCTAATTTGATTATTGTTGGTTCTTTTAGTGTTGAGGATGAGTCTCGTTGTAGGGCGAAGCATGCTAATCATGTTCTTGATAATATTAGATTTGTTGATTCTTTAGATAGTTTAAAATCTGATTTTGGTGTTCTTGTTGGTACTACTGGTGTTGTTGGTTCTGATTTTAATTTGCCTAGGAGTCCTTTGTTGCTTGAAGAGGTTGTTTCTGAGTGTAAGCACTTGAGTGGTAAGATTGGTTTGGTTTTTGGTTCTGAGGATTCTGGTTTGAGCAATAATGATTTGTTGTTGTGTGATTTTGCTTTACATATTCCGTCTAGTTCTGATTATCCTGTTCTTAATCTTAGTCATGCTGCTTCTATTGTTTTTTATGAGTTTTTTAAGAATGATGCTTTGCGTGGTACTCACAGTGTTGCGTCTGTGCGTGAGCGCGAGGAAGCTTTGGTTGTTTTGAATGAAATAATTGATGGTATGAGTTTTAGGTCGGAGAGTGATCGTGATACTCAAAGAGTTGTTTGGCGCAGAGTTATTGGTAAGAGTTTTTTGACTAAGCGAGAATTGTTTGCTGTTATTGGTTTTTTTAGGAATGTTCTTTTTTCTTTGAAGAAGAAATAG